TAAAACTATTGCAGGAGAGTGGTGGAAAGGTGATGTGCAAAAAATGATGAAGGATTTTCTAAGTGGTGGAGGAAATCCTCTAGTTTATGATGCTTTCCTCATCAATGGCCAACCCGGAGACTTGTACCCATGCTCAACACAAGGTGGATTTTtcaatagtattattatttaatgaaatcaacattaaaaaaaaattataacgtGGGCAGATACATACAAATTGAGTGTGGAGTTTGGAAAGACGTACTTGCTCCGATTAATTAACGCGGTGATGGACTACATCATGTTCTTCAAAATCACCAACCACAGCTTCATCGTCGTCGGCACCGACGGTGCCTACACAAAGCCGCTGCGGACGGATTACGTGGCGATATCCCCGGGCCAAACCATTGATTTGCTTCTAGAAGCCAACCAGCCGCCCGGCCATTACTACATGGCCGCGCAGATATACTTGACCACCCCGACCATGGACGGGGGCAGATACGTGAGCACCCCGACCACTGGGATCATCCAGTACGTCGGGAACTACACCCTGTCTCCGCCTCTGCTTCCGTCTTTTCCCGAGTACAACGACACCGCGGCGTCCTTTCATTTCACTAACATGCTCAGAAGTAGTACTGTTGCTACAAGTGTTCCTGACAGGGTGGAGAAGAGACTGTTCTTCACCCTGTCAATCAATCTGTCCCCATGCACGAAAAGGTCATGCGTGGGGACGACTAGGCTGATGTCGAGCATGAACAATATAACGACGCTGCTGCCCATGGACATGAACGTGCTGGAGGCGTACTACAGAGGGATCCCGGGGGTTTACGAGACTGGCTTCCCGGAGTATCCGGCTCGAGCTTTCAACTACACTGAAGTTAGCGTGCCAAAGAATGAGTCCGCGTCCGAGCTCGGAAGAGCTGTTATTGTTGTGGAGTATGGCACCGCGGTGGAAGTGGTGTTTCAGGCGACCAACCTCGCCCAAAGCGTTGATCATCCCATGCATTTGCACGGATACAGCTTCTACGTTGTTGGGTCCGGGTTAGGGGATTTCGACCCGATAAAGGATCCGCCCAAGTATAATCTCGTTGACCCGCCGTTGATGCAAAACATCGCCGTGCCCAGGAGCGGATGGACCGCTATCAGATTTAAGGCCAACAATCCAGGTAGATATATTTTACtagtgtaattaattaattaattaattaatactaatattttgttGGATATATGTTTAAGGAGTTTGGTTCATGCACTGCCATTTCGAGCTGCATTTGAGCTGGGGAATGAAGGTGGTGTTCATCGTTAAGGATGGGGAACGAGCCGATGAGAAGATgttgccgccgccgccggataTGCCAAGTTGCGGTGGACAAGTCTCATCTCCTACTCCTCTTGTATTTGGTGCCATACTAGGGAAGAAGAGAGATGAGGTTGAATGAATTTTTCATTTACTATGATATTATGTTATGTacactattttaattaataaggACTACTCCACTACTTTACTTGTCTGTAGTAACTGAATGCATTCAATTATAGCACCTGATGATGTACTTATCACTACCTTTCATTATTGAATGcattattgaatttttcatttttggagtgCATAACATAGGGACTactgttagagcatccactacgcgtcgcgccggcgtcccgcgacgcgttgcagctcgcAGTCCCGTCTCGCGCCCCGTCCCGCGTCCCGTGTCCCCGAGACAAGCGAcgggccgtctcgccacgcgcctaggcgacgtgacGCGACCcagcgtcgtgcgtgacgcccaatcgccggcccgcgagtaggcgtcgtcacgtgctgacgcaataaatcaattttttttaaaaaaaatcgaatttttaaaaaatactttttatttataaaaattgtttttatatttaaaaacaatttttacaaataaataaatacaagaaattcgtaatagcccacatatatttgatgggcttgcgaatttatgaaactcattcttggttgcttctcttttatagagacaaccttgaatgttttatgttccactttcgatgtgggacaaagtcattcttggttgtttctcttttatagagacaaccttgaatgttttatgctccactttcgatgtgggataaagtcattattggttgcttctcttttatagagacaactttgaatgttttatgttccactttcgatgtgggacaaaataattcatggttgcttctcttttatagagacaaccttgaatgttttatgttccactttcgatgtgggacaatgtcATTCTtggtttcttctcttttatagagacaaccttgaatgttttatgtttcactttcgatgtgggacaaagtcattctttgttacttctcttttatagagacaaaccttgaatgttttacgtTTCACTTTtaatgtgggacaaagtcattcttggttacttctcttttatagagacaaccttgaatgttttacgtttcactttcgatgtgggacaaagtcattcttggttacttctcttttatagagacaaccttgaatgttttatgtttcactttcgatgtgtgataaaatcattcttggttgttcttcttttatagagacatccttgaatgttttatgtttcactttcgatgtgggacaaaatcattcttggttgtttatcttttatggagacatccaagaatgattttgtcccacatcgaaagtgaaacataacacattcaaggatgtccatataaaattgtatttaaattatgtcatttttatttttttaagattttaattatgtttttttaaaattttaagttgtatttttattttatgttgtaatgttattttaattttaatgaagtgtgtttgttttaattgaattgggttggaaaaaaaattaaaaaatgaaattgaatgaatagtaattaagggacggaataagggacggttaagggacggagcttTGCAGGTTcagtcccttagttaagggatggaggaataaagtacagtggggccctcaaatagtgatcaaatagtagttaagggacggtatagagacagcgtagtggatgatATTATGATATTATGCACACTCTCCCAATCAGGTACTCCAAAAGAGAACTGAAACCTGCATACCAATTATGATATTATGCACTCTCTCTCAGTTCTCTTTTCATTTACTATGATATTAACATGTACACTGTTTTAATTAATAGGGACTACTATGATATTAACATGTATTTGGTACTACTATCATACTAGGGTAGAAGAGAGATGTGGTTGAATGAGTTTTTCATTTACTATCATATTTTTCAATAATGCACTCTCTCTCATTGGGATGCGATGCgatgtgatgtgatgtgatgtgatgtgatgCGATAATTGACGTCTAGTGACTTAATGCATTCTAGTATCTGATGCCTTTCATTATTAGAGAGTGCATTCAATTCTACTCACAACAATTGAAACTATCTTTCATTATTAGAGAGTGCATTCAATTCTACTCACAACAATTGAAactatctttttattttatacaaataACGGAAGCAGTCAACACATGGACAAAATTGAAACGATATTTTCTAGTCCCTCTGTGAGGAAGAGATAGGACACGAGGTGGGAGATGAAAAGTGGGGTGTAAACAAAAAACAAAGGTTGGTAAAAAGTTGAATAAcaaaaaattactagtatttacaattttatactatagtataaatttatttctaaattgTATTATCCTAATTAAATCCTTAAATTATGACAATCTTctaatgaaataaaagaaaCTTAAGCCGCCTGCAGTCTCCATCTTCTCTTTATACACTCTTCCAATGAAATGTCCCTCTTCTCTTTATACAATCTTCCAATGAAATAAAAGATACATAAGCAGCCTACAATATCCCTCTTCTCATATTTTACTCACCATTCAAATCTTCTGGAGGAGTGTTTGTCGTTGTTCTCTATcgatttctttttttcccttacctttttctctttcctCATCTTCTTCTATACGATTTTATGAGGGAACAAATAAATTGACATTGGAATGCGATGTCATGAAAAAAATTACGTTAGTAAACAGTGTAACTCCAAATATGGAGTTGCATTGCTCAAAAACCCATCGGCTACAGGATTAATCATTTTTGTTGTTGAAGTTTTGATTGAAAGAAGTTGTTTTTCgaatgagtatttatagagattTGCTTTGTTTCTATTGACTCGACGTATTTCAGTATTAATTAAGTAATATGAAAAGATGAGTCTCTTCGCTTCAACAAATGACCCTTCTTATTTCTATGTTAATTAGCATTTACAGCATAATGAAGATTGTAGAATGAAAACCGTCTACTCTCTTCTATTGTtacaatatttataataataattataatagcaTTGATTGTAGAATGAAGATTGCAAAATTAAAACCGTTTGATTCCTTcaatagttaatttttttttatgttttttaattgtaatattcataatgacatttttgttattttctccaaaactccccttttatatatgtatagataaatGGCATagatattttctcctttttggTGATCCTACCGCAAAAATTGTGTTTTGAGCATTGAGGGAGCATATGAGGCTTTCATCTATCTACATTTGCATTTATTGCCCACTTGGTTGAAATCCTCCAAAAATTTGGACTTTGGGAATGAATCTCATCCGTTGGTGAATATTTGAGCATCTTACTAAATCTCTATTGACGGAGTTGATATAATTTGTAGTTTATCATAATTCCTCCAATTTTCTTCCCTATGTAGGTAATATCTATTTGAAGATCGTGGCGATTTTACCTTGACGTATCGGACTTTCTTGGATTACGAGCACAACCGTTGAAAGAGCTGCCCGGACTTGCACGTCTCTCTCTTATCCTAATAGATTAGGGTTcgattatttgtataataaaacTTTTTCGGACCTCAAAAAGGATGTGCCGgatattttaaacttttatttgGTGTTACTTTTTTTTAGTTGTACTTGAAGTGTTCGTTTGAGAACGAaacaattattatttataattctaAGATTGATTATTATAAAAGTAAAGAGCAGGTTTCGAATACTACAATtatcacttttttttatctttaggctaataataataataaggtatGAAAGTTTGGGTTGTTACAACATATtcttataggacggagggagtatttattattgTCACGAGCCAATTCCCGTTAAGGATAACAAGAATGAGTAATTCGCGACTAATGGgtgattaaagaagcgggaatAGAAAAGGGGTAGAATCTGAAGAACTTGTCGAAGGCCAATCGATTGATATCACAAAATAACAGTCTAGGTATTTGATTACAAATTCTCAGAATAGGATAATTCAACATGTCAACTGAATCAGAATTCGATGATGAGACATTACTATTCTCATTTAGCAAAACACAGCGGAATAGGTTTCTactgaacgacttcgtgtatgaagacacgaatcgtcgagaaatccacactattatttaatagcatcgactccgatcaattctCCTCTCTCTGGGCGTTCAACCtacacatttataaatacatgcagggctgagtacaggagtactcagtggacacgtgccgaaaacaaaacatacaaatataagttgtcattCATCCACAGTATCACACGggggttttcttaaaaggcccgagcatactaaattcttgtgtgatcttaaaagtccgagtgatcagtctaagttcttggTGTATTCTACCATGTCTGCTAATCTAGTGttccgtgaaggtggccaccttcaacaagcaccctcgccggccaacctctctaggatggctcacgaCGCTTCAACGTGTACACAAGTCTGTGTTGGGATTTTACCCActctcagacccgaattcaatTTACGTTTTGGGGTTACCAAAACAAAAGAGGCACTTAGCCCCACAGACAggcatcatcaaaacaaacatttatCGCATGACAACATCTTGAAAATAATCACAGTTTCATTTTGAGAAAATttgatatttcataattttacaAGTGTTTGAGttatatccacactaatgtgctggatattgaaagaaagcccacctggtaTGCTTTTTTCCAATTAAAATCCTCgtttggcctcacttgcccttgaataATCTCTCCTCTAGAAATAAATAGCGTAatacgctaattagtacttgaactatttttctgagaaaagaatgcatgcaccctataggatagcatctatctcttagtctcggcttataggatttttcttaaatcctaaCTCGGCTTCACTGCTCTGCAGCATCTAATTATTCTCTTCACTaattttggagaaattctattttctcttgAATAATTAATTGGGCATTTATTTAGTAGTGTAtggattcttaaaatccatTCTTAAATCCTTCCCGTCGGATTTTCTTAAGATTTCTTAAGGCcacccatggcgtcgcggggcgacgccggtcggcccttcgcGTCTCCTGCCtctacattttttttttgtctccaAACCTGATTGATTATGCGATAATTAATTCGTCAACTTCCGAGCTTCAAGCTCATCTccgtaattaattaattaattaattctacTCCAGCAATGTTTAGTTCCAAGTCCAAATAAATTAGGTAGTTCAACCTTGAGTCCTTAACATCTCTAGGCCCAAATTTCATTAAGTGGCCCAGTAGACCCAAATGTACTCCCCTCCATCCTgactctctctcttttcttccattttcattCCCAAAATCTGAAAATTGAATCCTTAGCTTCTGAAGAATCAGCGGCGCCGCTTCCTCACGGCTTCTCCGGAGAAGTCGCCGCCCTCACTCCCCCTTCTTCCAATTTCTTGAGTTTTCCGGCGAATTCACGCCAGGGGTGGCTTCGATCTCTTTCCCAATCGGTTTTCCTCTCGATTCTCTAACGTTTCGTCCTAATTTGCGAACCCCCAACTTGGAGAAACGCAGCGGCGTCTTCCCCCGCTGCCTCTGACTCCTCACCGCCGGTTCTCCTTCCTTCACGGCGGACTTACCGATTGGGGAAAAAGGAGGCGTCGCCTCTCCCCTCTCTCGCTCCGACGAAACGCTGCCTCGACGGTCTCCGGGGCTCCCTCCGTCGAGCTCTCTGTTCCAGCGGCGATGCCTCACCGGTTCCATAGCCATCGTTTCTCCCCCTCCGCCGAGCGCCATACCGAGCCCGGATGGTCCAGCTGCCGCTGCCCAGCAGCGCCTCCGTCGCCAGCTCTCCGGGGTTCCGTCGTCTAAGCTAAGTCCCTTCCCCATTTCCCCTAAATTTTCCGTTAATTATTCCGAAATTTCGATCGACGATTTGGTTCGGTCTTTGGGTTTTGTTCGTCGCTGGAAAGAGCTTGCTAGTGATGTTCGGCTAATTCTTGAGTTGTCTAAAGATGCTTGTTCATTGTGGTGGGTATCCTATTTGAGCTTCTATGTTTTGGACTATCTGTTGTCCTAGCATGATGCAAGAGTGTGTTGAGGTTGAGGGAATTACCTTGCTCGGTGCACCCTTTCGGCTTGTGATTGCCTCTGCGTTGCCACTCTCCTCTTATGCTGCCCGTTCCTCCCTCCGTCGCCTATGTTATCCGAGAGCCTTGGGGCCGaataatggaattccattttaatgaaggagattagatttattccggaagagggagtgacgcataagagttatgcgtcgttattaatgaaacgcacaacccttatgcgtctttggttaatgactcacaagggttatgcgtcgtttaacgacgcataagggttatgtgTCTTAccttaatgacgcataacccttgtgcgtcacacTGGTTAGTATTCTTGCCTGTCACGCaggtgacccgggttcgatccccggcaatgacgcatttttttaattgattagtatttgataaaaatgagttattctaaacatttgtttttggcaAATACATATTACTTTTATAAAAGAAGTTAATTGGAATTATTTTACGAATTTGATAGACACTTCGCATAAGCTTCTTTTGTTACAAACATGTctcaaataatttcatttgaatAATGGCTTTGACTTGGCCAAGCTCCATTTAAAATGAAGTAGTATTAAATCAGAATAAATGGAATCTAACAATTTTTGGAGTCACTGATGTTTTATCTATTTCAATGCTTAAATAGACCCACACAAGTTTTTGTGTCATATTaatgcatttataagatatttcgcattatttttttacacgttgtgggaattttatttaaaagaggGCATgcttttgattttgtttcaaTGGAAtcaaacttcataatttttattaactTCACAAATTAATTATTGTATTGTGGAATAAgattaattatgaatttaagtatatttcatttaatggttttgttataattatagttacttTTTAAAGTTTGTGTTGATTTTAAAGTAATCGAGGGTGataaacataaataataagAGTAATATGTATTTGTcaaaaacaaatgtttagaataactcatttttatcaaatactaatcacttaaaaaaatgtgttgttgccagggatcgaacccgggtcacccgcgTGATAGGCAGGAATACTAACCAGTGTGACGCAcaagggtaagacgcataacccttatgcgtcgttgaacgacgcataacccttgtgcgtcattaaccaaaggcgcataagggttgtgcgtttcattaataacgacgcataacccttatgcgtcactccctcttccggaataaatctaatctccttcattaaaatggaattccattaacatgatttaccaaaaaaagaattgtTCCACGATTTGGTTCGGTCTTTGGGTTTTGTTCGTCGCTGGAAAGAGCTTGCTAGTGATGTTCGGCTAATTCTTGAGTTGTCTAAAGATGCTTGTTCATTGTGGTGGGTATCCTATTTGAGCTTCTATGTTTTGGACTATCTATTGTCCTAGCATGATGCAAGAGTGTGTTGAGGGAATTACCTTGCTCGGTGCACCCTTTCGGCTTGTGATTGCCTCTGCGTTGCCACTCTCCTCTTATGCTGCCCGTTCCTCCCTCCGTCGCCTATGTTATCCGAGAGCCTTGGGGCCGaataatggaattccattttaatgaaggagattagatttattccggaagagggagtgacgcataagagttatgcgtcgttattaatgaaacgcacaacccttatgcgtctttggttaatgacgcacaaggcgttgatccaggcgttgtacacagccaTCGTTTCCTTGAggttgtacggatgtcggcctagatcctcctcctcctcctcctcttcgtccgcctccgcctcttcctccacgacgtcgaatgccctggagcttccaccgcctcggcctccttccagagtgggttcatccggataatcctcccgaatttgggataatccctgcgaatacctcggggcggagggacgggcgtatgcatccacatcaaaatggggtggttggtaccccgcaggcgtcgacgagccctgggtgcccggcgtcgacgaaccggaaccaccacccaagacattgtacatgcccccagtcgccgaatgcgttgatgtcaaacccgccggagccgccaccaccaccgccagagtttccgtcgcatgacattttgtgatgagaggttagatgaaagttggagagaaaatggagatgatttgggaataatagatgtgtatttgtgtgtgaaatgaggatgaaataagagtatttatagagtatttgtgtgttaatttttatttattttttttattaaattcaaaaaattatttattgcgtcagcgtgtcGAAGCCCACTCTCGGGCCGgagagtgggcgtcacgcatggcgccagAGCGTGCCACGTcgcgcgggcgcgtggcgagacagctcgccatccgtctcggtgggacgggcgtctcggcagactagggacgagacgggacgctgcaacgcatCTCGCCGCCGTCTCTTCCCAGCGTGACGAGATACGAGCCGCCCGCGTGACCCATTGCGGGTGGCCGGAGAGAGTGTTTCTGTAAAGAAATTTGACAGAGCTAAATATGCAGccttagggcatccgcaataagcaatagcccagccatagcctagccacaaactcctcctgccacgtcatcagcactaaaaatcctcctcccacatcatcaaaacaagcaaatagcccagccatagcctagccatatcactcaaaattatataaaacaaataattaacaatcacacaaaatacggaattaaatttacgacacagatacgggaaaattcaataatattattaaaattaaaaaaagtacattaattaaaaaaaattacataataaaaaaaactatcgccgtgcagtcctccgcgcccataactcttcaattaaatccttttggagtcgaatatgagcctccgtttggcgcatgtcggcatgtgcttggaggcggccgacttcatcatgaggtaccccactccgtacgttgggggcggccacgccgtggcttggaccggcttcgttatcgtcgttggcccaattagtcagttgtacacctcatcttcgacaatcatgttgtgcatgataatacaggcgtacattatatcagcaatgcagtcgacatgccacaaacgcgttggacccttaactgccgcccatcgagactggagcacaccataTGCgggctccacgtccttgcgagccgactcctgccgtgccgcaaagtaggctttcctctcatctgatgcgcatcggatcgtcttcacaaagatgggccacctagggtatatctcatccgccaagtagtagcccatattatgtcggttgccgttggcgacaaaactgatggccagaccgacgccctggcactgctcgttaaAAAGTGgtgacgagttgaggacgttgtggtcgttgttcgaaccggctatcccaaaatacgcatgccaaatccacagccggtaatcagctacggcatcgaggatcatcgtggtattctttcccttgtagccggtcgtgtataACCCCTTTCAggaagcgggacagttcttccactcccaatgcatacaatcaatgctgcctaacattcccgggaacccatgcttctccccgtgcattcGCAGCagatcctggcagtcttcgggggtagggcttcgaaggtactgatcactgaatatttcaatcacaccctgacagaaatacttcacgcattcaagggcagtcgactcaccgatgtggaggtacttgtcccac
This sequence is a window from Salvia splendens isolate huo1 chromosome 5, SspV2, whole genome shotgun sequence. Protein-coding genes within it:
- the LOC121805856 gene encoding laccase-14-like, with translation MFSAANVFMLCFLGPIIMLKEVTLVHAIVRSYKFELVNSLHTKLCSSKTMLTINGQSPGPTIYARRGDLVVVDIVNRADQNITIHWHGVKMPRYPWSDGTNYVTQCPIQPGKRFRQRMILSDEEGTLWWHAHSDWSRNSVYGAIVILPPKRESYPFPKPHAHVPILIGEWWKGDVQKMMKDFLSGGGNPLVYDAFLINGQPGDLYPCSTQDTYKLSVEFGKTYLLRLINAVMDYIMFFKITNHSFIVVGTDGAYTKPLRTDYVAISPGQTIDLLLEANQPPGHYYMAAQIYLTTPTMDGGRYVSTPTTGIIQYVGNYTLSPPLLPSFPEYNDTAASFHFTNMLRSSTVATSVPDRVEKRLFFTLSINLSPCTKRSCVGTTRLMSSMNNITTLLPMDMNVLEAYYRGIPGVYETGFPEYPARAFNYTEVSVPKNESASELGRAVIVVEYGTAVEVVFQATNLAQSVDHPMHLHGYSFYVVGSGLGDFDPIKDPPKYNLVDPPLMQNIAVPRSGWTAIRFKANNPGVWFMHCHFELHLSWGMKVVFIVKDGERADEKMLPPPPDMPSCGGQVSSPTPLVFGAILGKKRDEVE